From a region of the Mycobacterium sp. SMC-8 genome:
- a CDS encoding TIGR02234 family membrane protein, with translation MTRIAQLLLVLAAAGLWGASRLTWVQITSFDGLGQPKATDLAGSTWSTALIPLALLVLAAAVAALAVRGWALRVLAVLVAAASAGMGYLAISLWVMADDAARAARLAEVPVADLLDTERHYTGAVITLVAAVLSLSGAVLLMRSATHRRAEAVRYSRRPAQPEDGDADMSERMMWDALDEGRDPTNPDNQGR, from the coding sequence GTGACGCGCATCGCGCAGTTGCTCCTGGTGCTCGCCGCGGCGGGCCTGTGGGGGGCGTCCCGGCTGACATGGGTGCAGATCACCTCCTTCGACGGCTTGGGGCAGCCGAAGGCCACCGACCTGGCCGGGTCGACGTGGTCGACGGCGCTGATCCCGCTGGCCCTGCTGGTGCTCGCCGCTGCCGTCGCGGCGCTCGCCGTACGCGGCTGGGCGCTGAGGGTGCTGGCCGTGCTGGTGGCGGCAGCGAGCGCGGGAATGGGATACCTGGCGATCAGCCTGTGGGTCATGGCCGACGACGCGGCGCGGGCGGCGCGGCTGGCCGAGGTGCCGGTGGCCGACCTGCTCGATACCGAGCGGCACTACACCGGCGCCGTGATCACGCTGGTCGCCGCGGTGCTGTCGCTGTCCGGCGCGGTGCTGCTGATGCGCTCGGCGACCCACCGGCGCGCCGAGGCGGTGCGCTACTCACGCCGCCCGGCCCAGCCCGAGGATGGTGACGCGGACATGTCGGAGCGGATGATGTGGGACGCGCTCGACGAGGGCCGCGACCCGACCAATCCGGACAACCAGGGGCGGTGA
- the trpC gene encoding indole-3-glycerol phosphate synthase TrpC, with the protein MGSATVLDSIIEGVRADVAAREAVVSLDEVKERAQRAPAPLDVMAALRSPGIAVIAEVKRASPSRGELAQIGDPAELARAYEDGGARVISVLTEQRRFNGSLDDLDAVRAAVSIPVLRKDFIVRPYQIHEARAHGADMLLLIVAALEQPVLESLLERTESLGMTALVEVHTEEEADRALQAGASVIGVNARNLKTLEVDRDCFARIAPGLPSKVIRVAESGVRGTADLLAYAGAGADAVLVGEGLVTSGDPRSAVADLVTAGTHPSCPKPAR; encoded by the coding sequence ATGGGTTCGGCGACCGTGCTCGACTCCATCATCGAGGGGGTGCGCGCTGACGTTGCCGCTCGCGAAGCCGTCGTCAGCTTGGACGAGGTGAAGGAGCGAGCCCAGCGCGCTCCGGCTCCGCTTGACGTGATGGCGGCGCTGCGTTCCCCCGGTATCGCGGTGATCGCAGAGGTCAAACGTGCCAGCCCGTCGCGCGGCGAGCTGGCCCAGATCGGCGATCCCGCCGAACTCGCCCGCGCCTACGAGGACGGCGGTGCGCGGGTCATCAGCGTGCTGACCGAGCAGCGGCGCTTCAACGGGTCGCTCGACGACCTCGACGCGGTGCGGGCCGCGGTGTCGATTCCCGTACTGCGCAAGGACTTTATCGTCCGTCCCTACCAGATCCACGAGGCCCGGGCCCACGGTGCGGACATGTTGCTGTTGATCGTCGCGGCGCTGGAGCAACCTGTGCTGGAGTCGCTCCTGGAGCGCACCGAGTCCCTGGGCATGACCGCCCTGGTGGAGGTGCACACCGAGGAGGAGGCCGACCGCGCGCTGCAGGCCGGGGCCTCGGTGATCGGGGTGAACGCCCGCAACCTCAAGACCCTGGAGGTCGACCGGGACTGCTTTGCCCGGATCGCCCCTGGATTGCCGAGCAAGGTGATCCGCGTCGCCGAGTCGGGAGTGCGGGGCACCGCCGACCTGCTCGCCTACGCCGGTGCCGGCGCCGACGCGGTGCTGGTCGGGGAGGGCCTGGTCACCAGCGGGGATCCGCGCAGTGCTGTTGCCGACCTGGTGACTGCCGGTACCCATCCGTCGTGCCCGAAGCCAGCGCGTTAA
- the trpB gene encoding tryptophan synthase subunit beta: MVDFAGPELPRASAAVAEPTSHDPDERGHFGVYGGRYVPEALMAVIEEVTAAYEKARGDQAFLDELDRLQRHYTGRPSPVYEAERLSEHAGGARIFLKREDLNHTGSHKINNVLGQALLAKQMGKTRVIAETGAGQHGVATATACALMGLECVIYMGAVDTARQALNVARMRLLGASVVAVESGSKTLKDAINETFRDWVTNADNTYYCFGTAAGPHPFPMMVRDFQRVIGLEARAQMLDQAGRLPDAVAACVGGGSNAIGIFHAFIDDPCVQLYGFEAAGDGVETGRHAATFTGGSPGAFQGSYSYLLQDEDGQTIESHSISAGLDYPGVGPEHALLKDLGRAQYRPVTDTEAMDALSLLSRTEGIIPAIESAHAVAGTLKLGQELGSGSIILVNLSGRGDKDVETAAKWFGLMEDGTA, encoded by the coding sequence GTGGTTGATTTCGCCGGGCCGGAACTGCCGCGCGCCAGCGCCGCGGTCGCCGAGCCCACGTCCCACGACCCCGACGAACGAGGGCACTTCGGTGTCTATGGCGGCAGGTACGTTCCTGAGGCACTGATGGCCGTCATCGAGGAGGTGACCGCCGCCTACGAGAAGGCCCGCGGTGACCAGGCATTCCTCGATGAACTCGACAGGCTGCAACGCCACTACACCGGGCGGCCCTCGCCGGTGTACGAGGCCGAGCGGCTCAGCGAGCACGCCGGTGGAGCGCGCATCTTCCTGAAGCGGGAAGACCTCAACCACACCGGATCCCACAAGATCAACAACGTGCTGGGGCAGGCCCTGCTGGCCAAGCAGATGGGCAAGACCCGGGTCATCGCCGAAACCGGCGCCGGCCAGCACGGCGTGGCCACCGCGACGGCGTGCGCCTTGATGGGACTGGAATGCGTCATCTACATGGGTGCGGTGGACACCGCGCGGCAGGCGCTCAACGTGGCACGGATGCGGCTGCTCGGCGCGTCGGTGGTCGCGGTGGAGTCGGGTTCCAAGACGCTGAAGGACGCGATCAACGAGACGTTCCGTGACTGGGTCACCAACGCGGACAACACCTACTACTGCTTTGGGACGGCCGCCGGACCCCACCCCTTCCCGATGATGGTGCGCGACTTCCAGCGGGTGATCGGTCTCGAGGCTCGCGCCCAGATGCTCGACCAGGCCGGCCGGCTGCCTGACGCGGTGGCCGCGTGCGTGGGCGGCGGGTCCAATGCGATCGGCATCTTCCACGCGTTCATCGACGACCCCTGTGTGCAGCTGTACGGCTTCGAAGCCGCCGGAGACGGTGTCGAAACGGGTAGGCACGCCGCGACATTCACCGGCGGCTCACCGGGAGCCTTCCAGGGTTCGTACTCCTACCTGTTGCAGGACGAGGACGGCCAGACCATCGAATCCCACTCGATTTCAGCCGGTCTGGACTATCCCGGCGTCGGGCCCGAGCATGCGTTGCTCAAGGATTTGGGACGCGCGCAGTACCGCCCCGTCACCGACACCGAGGCGATGGACGCACTCTCGCTGCTGAGCCGCACCGAGGGGATCATCCCGGCGATAGAGTCCGCGCATGCGGTGGCCGGGACGCTGAAGCTGGGCCAAGAGCTGGGATCCGGGTCGATCATTCTGGTCAATCTGTCCGGTCGCGGCGACAAAGACGTCGAGACGGCCGCCAAGTGGTTCGGTCTGATGGAGGACGGGACGGCATGA
- the trpA gene encoding tryptophan synthase subunit alpha, protein MSRLAGLFESCRADGRSALIGYLPTGFPDVDSSIAAMVALVESGCDIVEVGVAYSDPGMDGPTIAAATEVALRGGVRVYDALRAVEAISDAGGRAVVMTYWNPVLRKGVDTFARDLASAGGLGMITPDLIPDEAGEWLAASEAHDLDRIFLVAPSSTPERLATTVHASRGFVYAASTMGVTGARDAVSNAAPELVRRVKAVADIPVGVGLGVRSREQAAEIGAYADGVIVGSALVSALKEGIPAVRALTEELADGVRQRITA, encoded by the coding sequence ATGAGTCGCCTGGCCGGGTTGTTCGAATCCTGCCGCGCCGACGGCCGGTCGGCGCTGATCGGTTATCTACCGACAGGTTTCCCCGACGTCGATTCGTCGATCGCGGCGATGGTCGCTCTGGTCGAATCAGGTTGTGACATCGTCGAAGTCGGTGTCGCGTATTCCGACCCGGGGATGGACGGGCCCACGATCGCCGCGGCGACGGAGGTGGCGCTGCGCGGCGGTGTGCGGGTGTACGACGCGCTGCGTGCGGTCGAGGCGATCAGCGACGCGGGCGGTCGCGCCGTGGTGATGACCTACTGGAACCCGGTGCTGCGCAAGGGCGTTGATACGTTCGCCCGCGACCTGGCCTCGGCAGGCGGGCTCGGCATGATCACGCCGGACCTGATCCCGGACGAGGCGGGGGAGTGGTTGGCGGCTTCGGAGGCCCACGACCTGGATCGGATTTTCCTGGTGGCGCCGTCATCGACGCCGGAGCGGCTGGCCACGACCGTGCACGCGTCGCGCGGGTTCGTCTACGCCGCCTCGACGATGGGCGTCACCGGCGCTCGGGATGCGGTGTCGAACGCCGCGCCGGAGCTGGTGCGCCGGGTCAAGGCCGTGGCCGACATTCCGGTGGGCGTCGGGCTGGGGGTGCGCTCACGCGAGCAGGCGGCCGAGATCGGCGCTTACGCCGACGGGGTGATCGTCGGTTCAGCCCTGGTGTCGGCCCTCAAGGAGGGCATCCCGGCGGTGCGGGCGCTCACCGAAGAGCTCGCTGACGGTGTGCGACAGAGGATCACTGCGTGA